In Haloterrigena turkmenica DSM 5511, a single genomic region encodes these proteins:
- a CDS encoding complex I subunit 1/NuoH family protein, which yields MVSGYTTAPLQNGDTILLPERIGELTGLDGFGVGGELLATFLAAFVIGNLMLAMTGVAGPWAKRKITAAFTDRIAVNRLGPGGIFIILADSVRLLSKELVVPENADRPAYDLAPIIVAGSALLGFAVIPMGSGIHLADPEVGLAYVFAVSGIASLGLVMAGYASANKYSLIGGLRAVAQNIAYEIPLVVTGMSVVIFAGTLQMSEIVAAQAEPLVSFAGLDIPRWYALVNPFAFVLFLIANFAEVGRNPFDTPEAPTEIVAGYQTEYSSVYFVLIYLGEFLHIFLGGGIIATIFLGGPAGPGPAALGIVWFIVKIWAIFLLTQWLRSAVPRVRIDQLIEIGWKGLLVLSFANLILTAVIVGVLA from the coding sequence ATGGTGAGCGGATACACGACGGCGCCGCTCCAGAACGGCGACACGATCTTGCTCCCCGAGCGGATCGGCGAGCTAACGGGGCTGGACGGCTTCGGCGTCGGGGGCGAACTGCTCGCGACGTTCCTCGCCGCGTTCGTCATCGGGAACCTGATGCTGGCGATGACCGGCGTCGCCGGCCCGTGGGCGAAGCGAAAGATCACCGCCGCGTTCACCGACCGGATCGCGGTCAACCGGCTCGGTCCGGGCGGAATCTTCATCATCCTCGCCGACTCCGTTCGCCTCCTGTCGAAGGAGCTGGTCGTTCCCGAGAACGCCGACCGACCGGCCTACGACCTCGCGCCGATCATCGTCGCGGGCTCGGCACTGCTCGGTTTCGCCGTGATCCCGATGGGCAGCGGCATCCACCTCGCCGATCCCGAAGTCGGGCTGGCGTACGTCTTCGCCGTCTCGGGGATCGCGAGCCTCGGACTGGTGATGGCCGGCTACGCGTCGGCGAACAAGTACTCGCTGATCGGTGGCCTCCGCGCGGTGGCACAGAACATCGCCTACGAGATCCCGCTGGTCGTCACCGGGATGTCGGTCGTGATCTTCGCCGGCACCCTCCAGATGAGCGAGATCGTCGCGGCCCAGGCCGAGCCGCTGGTTTCGTTCGCCGGCCTGGACATCCCGCGGTGGTACGCGCTGGTCAACCCGTTCGCGTTCGTCCTCTTCCTGATCGCGAACTTCGCGGAGGTCGGCCGTAACCCGTTCGACACGCCGGAAGCGCCGACCGAGATCGTCGCCGGCTACCAGACCGAGTACTCCTCGGTTTACTTCGTGTTGATCTATCTCGGGGAGTTCCTCCACATCTTCCTCGGGGGCGGGATCATCGCGACGATCTTCCTCGGCGGTCCGGCCGGACCCGGGCCGGCGGCACTCGGCATCGTCTGGTTCATCGTCAAGATCTGGGCGATATTCCTCCTGACCCAGTGGCTCCGCTCGGCGGTGCCCCGGGTCCGGATCGACCAACTGATCGAGATCGGCTGGAAGGGGCTGCTCGTCCTTTCCTTCGCGAACCTCATCCTCACCGCAGTAATCGTGGGGGTCCTAGCATGA